The following coding sequences lie in one Klebsiella huaxiensis genomic window:
- the hcp gene encoding hydroxylamine reductase has translation MFCVQCEQTIRTPAGNGCSYAQGMCGKTAETSDLQDLLIASLQGLSAWAVKAREYGIIDHEIDNFAPRAFFSTLTNVNFDSPRIVGYAREAIAMRDALKAQCLNIDANAVVTNPMADLQLVSDDLGDLQRQAAEFTPNKDKAAIGENILGLRLLCLYGLKGAAAYMEHAHVLGQYDNDIYAQYHKIMAWLGTWPSDMNALLECSMEIGQMNFKVMSILDAGETTKYGHPTPTQVNVKATEGKCILISGHDLKDLYNLLVQTEGTGVNVYTHGEMLPAHGYPELRKFKHLIGNYGSGWQNQQVEFARFPGPIVMTSNCIIDPTVGAYDDRIWTRSIVGWPDVSHLEGDDFAPVITQAQQMAGFPYSEIPHLITVGFGRQTLLGAADTLIDLVSREKLRHIFLVGGCDGARGERNYFTDFATSIPDDCLILTLACGKYRFNKLDFGDIEGLPRLVDAGQCNDAYSAIILAVTLAEKLGCGVNDLPLSLVLSWFEQKAIVILLTLLSLGVKNIVTGPTAPGFFTPDLLAVLNEKFGLRSVTTVEEDMKQLLSA, from the coding sequence ATGTTTTGTGTGCAATGTGAACAAACCATCCGTACCCCGGCAGGGAACGGCTGCTCTTACGCGCAGGGTATGTGCGGGAAAACAGCCGAAACGTCCGATCTGCAGGATCTGCTGATTGCTTCTCTGCAAGGCCTGTCCGCATGGGCGGTTAAAGCTCGTGAATACGGCATCATCGACCATGAAATTGATAACTTTGCGCCGCGTGCCTTCTTCTCCACGCTGACTAACGTTAACTTCGACTCCCCGCGTATCGTTGGCTACGCTCGTGAAGCTATTGCCATGCGCGACGCGCTTAAAGCCCAGTGTCTGAACATTGATGCCAACGCCGTGGTCACCAATCCGATGGCCGATCTGCAACTGGTCAGCGACGATCTGGGCGACCTGCAGCGTCAGGCGGCAGAATTTACCCCAAATAAAGACAAAGCGGCGATTGGCGAGAACATTCTCGGCCTGCGCCTGCTATGCCTGTACGGTCTGAAAGGCGCGGCAGCTTACATGGAGCACGCGCACGTTCTCGGACAGTACGACAACGATATCTACGCCCAGTACCATAAGATCATGGCGTGGCTGGGCACCTGGCCTTCCGATATGAACGCTCTGCTGGAGTGCTCAATGGAAATCGGCCAGATGAACTTCAAAGTGATGAGCATTCTGGACGCTGGTGAAACCACCAAATACGGCCACCCGACACCAACTCAGGTCAACGTCAAAGCGACCGAAGGCAAATGTATCCTGATTTCTGGCCACGACCTGAAAGACTTGTACAACCTGTTGGTACAAACCGAAGGCACCGGCGTTAACGTCTACACCCACGGTGAAATGCTGCCAGCGCACGGTTACCCGGAACTGCGTAAATTCAAACATCTGATCGGTAACTACGGCAGCGGCTGGCAGAACCAGCAGGTGGAATTCGCCCGCTTCCCGGGCCCTATCGTGATGACCTCTAACTGCATCATCGACCCAACCGTTGGCGCGTATGATGACCGTATCTGGACTCGCAGCATCGTTGGCTGGCCGGACGTGAGTCACCTGGAAGGCGATGACTTCGCGCCGGTTATCACCCAGGCGCAGCAGATGGCGGGCTTCCCGTACAGCGAAATTCCGCACCTGATTACCGTCGGTTTCGGCCGTCAAACTCTGCTGGGCGCTGCTGATACGCTGATTGACCTGGTGAGCCGCGAAAAACTGCGTCATATCTTCCTCGTCGGCGGTTGCGATGGCGCACGCGGTGAACGTAATTACTTCACCGACTTCGCCACCAGCATACCTGACGACTGCCTGATCCTGACCCTGGCCTGCGGTAAATACCGTTTCAACAAACTGGATTTCGGCGACATCGAAGGCCTGCCGCGTCTGGTGGATGCCGGTCAGTGTAACGATGCTTACTCGGCCATTATCCTGGCGGTCACCCTGGCGGAAAAACTGGGCTGCGGCGTGAATGACCTGCCGCTGTCTCTGGTGCTCTCCTGGTTCGAACAGAAAGCAATCGTGATTCTGCTGACCCTGCTGTCCCTGGGCGTAAAAAACATCGTCACCGGCCCGACTGCGCCTGGCTTCTTCACCCCGGACCTGCTGGCAGTTCTCAACGAGAAATTTGGTCTGCGTTCCGTGACCACCGTTGAAGAAGACATGAAGCAGTTGCTGAGCGCATAA
- the hcr gene encoding NADH oxidoreductase, which yields MTLPTNQCPWRMQVHHVHQETPDVWTISLLCHDYYPYRAGQYALVSVRNSAETLRAYTISSTPGVSEYITLTVRRIDEGAGSQWLTRDVKRGDYIWLSDAMGEFTCEDKAEDRFLMLAAGCGVTPIMSMRRWLAKYRPQADVQVIFNVRSPQDVIFADEWRQYPVTLVAENNATHGFVSGRLTTDLLQSVPDLTSRTVMTCGPAPYMDLVEKEVKALGVTRFFKEQFFTPVAEAVTSGLKFTKLQPAKEFYAPVGTTLLDALESNKVPVTVACRAGVCGCCKTKVVSGEYTVSSTMTLTDAEVADGYVLACSCHPQGDLVLA from the coding sequence ATGACTTTGCCAACCAATCAGTGCCCATGGCGGATGCAGGTCCATCACGTTCACCAGGAGACGCCGGACGTCTGGACAATTTCGTTACTGTGCCACGATTACTACCCGTATCGTGCCGGACAGTATGCACTGGTCAGCGTACGTAACTCGGCAGAAACGCTGCGCGCTTACACTATTTCCTCTACGCCGGGCGTCAGCGAGTACATTACGCTGACCGTTCGTCGGATTGACGAGGGTGCCGGTTCGCAGTGGCTAACCCGAGACGTGAAGCGCGGCGACTATATCTGGCTATCTGATGCGATGGGTGAGTTCACCTGTGAGGATAAAGCAGAAGACAGGTTCCTCATGCTGGCTGCCGGCTGCGGCGTGACGCCGATTATGTCAATGCGCCGCTGGTTGGCGAAGTACCGCCCGCAGGCCGATGTGCAGGTGATCTTCAACGTACGTTCGCCGCAGGATGTGATTTTTGCCGACGAATGGCGTCAGTATCCGGTCACTCTGGTGGCAGAAAACAACGCAACCCACGGCTTTGTTTCCGGTCGACTAACCACCGACCTTCTGCAAAGCGTGCCGGATCTAACCTCGCGTACCGTAATGACCTGCGGTCCGGCACCGTATATGGACCTGGTCGAAAAAGAAGTGAAAGCGCTTGGCGTGACGCGCTTCTTTAAAGAGCAGTTCTTTACACCAGTAGCCGAAGCCGTCACCAGCGGCCTGAAGTTCACCAAGCTGCAGCCAGCGAAAGAGTTCTACGCGCCGGTTGGCACCACGCTGCTGGATGCGCTGGAGAGTAATAAGGTTCCGGTGACCGTTGCCTGTCGAGCGGGCGTTTGCGGCTGCTGCAAAACGAAAGTGGTTTCCGGCGAGTATACAGTCAGCAGCACCATGACTCTGACCGATGCGGAAGTTGCCGATGGCTATGTGCTGGCCTGCTCCTGCCATCCTCAGGGGGACTTAGTCCTGGCCTAA
- a CDS encoding DoxX family protein, giving the protein MVKLLLNSVNKMLSHDDFGKLLLRLAVGGLMLFHGLHKLFDGVGGISNMLVAKGLPGFIAYGVLVGEVVAPCLLILGILTRPAALVLAFTMVVAWLMVGTGKTFALDAVGAWAIESLVYFFIGALAIAFLGAGRYAVAGNSVWR; this is encoded by the coding sequence ATGGTTAAATTGCTGTTAAATTCAGTTAATAAAATGCTATCCCATGACGACTTTGGCAAACTCTTGTTACGACTTGCCGTCGGCGGACTGATGCTGTTTCACGGGTTGCATAAACTATTTGATGGTGTAGGGGGAATCAGCAATATGCTGGTGGCAAAAGGATTGCCGGGTTTTATCGCTTATGGCGTATTAGTGGGCGAGGTTGTTGCACCTTGTTTGTTAATTCTGGGAATTCTGACGCGTCCGGCGGCGCTGGTGCTGGCATTTACAATGGTCGTCGCCTGGCTGATGGTCGGGACGGGCAAAACCTTCGCGCTGGACGCGGTAGGGGCCTGGGCCATTGAGAGTCTGGTCTATTTCTTTATCGGCGCGCTGGCAATTGCCTTCCTGGGCGCTGGGCGTTATGCCGTGGCTGGAAATTCGGTCTGGCGGTAA
- the poxB gene encoding ubiquinone-dependent pyruvate dehydrogenase produces the protein MKQTVAAYIAKTLEQAGVKRIWGVTGDSLNGLSDSLNRMGTIDWMPTRHEEVAAFAAGAEAQLTGELAVCAGSCGPGNLHLINGLFDCHRNHVPVLAIAAHIPSSEIGSGYFQETHPQELFRECSHYCELVSSPEQIPQVLAIAMRKAVINRGVSVVVLPGDVALKAAPESASSHWYHAPLPEVIPQEEELKKLAQLLRYSSNIALMCGSGCAGAHKELVEFAAKLKAPIVHALRGKEHVEYDNPYDVGMTGLIGFSSGFHTMMNADTLVLLGTQFPYRAFYPTDAKIIQIDINPGSIGAHSKVDMALVGDIKSTLRALLPHLEEKTDRKFLDKALEHYRDARKGLDDLAKPSEKIIHPQYLAQQISHFADDDAIFTCDVGTPTVWAARYLKMNGKRRLLGSFNHGSMANAMPQAIGAKATAPERQVVAMCGDGGFSMLMGDFLSLAQMKLPVKIIIFNNSILGFVAMEMKAGGYLTDGTELHDTNFARIAEACGIKGIRVENAADVDEALQTAFSTDGPVLVDVVVAKEELAIPPQIKLEQAKGFSLYMLRAIISGRGDEVIELAKTNWLR, from the coding sequence ATGAAACAGACCGTGGCGGCATACATTGCTAAAACTCTTGAACAGGCTGGCGTAAAGCGTATTTGGGGCGTTACCGGAGATTCTCTCAATGGTTTAAGCGACAGCCTGAACCGAATGGGAACTATTGACTGGATGCCCACGCGCCATGAAGAAGTCGCCGCCTTCGCCGCCGGAGCGGAAGCGCAGCTGACCGGCGAGCTGGCGGTGTGCGCCGGTTCCTGTGGACCGGGCAACCTGCACCTGATTAACGGTCTTTTCGACTGCCATCGCAACCACGTTCCGGTGTTGGCTATCGCCGCCCATATTCCATCCAGCGAAATCGGCAGCGGCTATTTCCAGGAAACCCATCCACAGGAGTTATTCCGCGAATGCAGCCACTACTGCGAGCTGGTCTCCTCCCCGGAGCAAATCCCGCAGGTGCTGGCCATCGCCATGCGCAAAGCGGTGATTAACCGCGGCGTATCGGTCGTAGTGCTGCCTGGCGACGTGGCGCTAAAAGCCGCGCCAGAGAGCGCCAGTAGCCACTGGTATCACGCGCCGCTGCCTGAAGTGATCCCGCAGGAAGAAGAACTTAAAAAGCTGGCCCAGTTGCTGCGCTACTCAAGCAATATCGCCCTGATGTGCGGCAGCGGCTGCGCCGGCGCGCATAAAGAGCTGGTAGAGTTCGCCGCGAAGCTAAAAGCCCCCATCGTCCACGCCCTGCGCGGGAAAGAGCATGTGGAATACGACAACCCCTACGATGTCGGCATGACCGGGCTGATCGGCTTCTCCTCCGGTTTCCACACCATGATGAACGCCGATACTCTGGTGCTGCTCGGCACCCAGTTCCCCTACCGTGCCTTCTATCCGACGGACGCCAAAATCATTCAGATCGACATTAATCCGGGTAGCATTGGCGCGCATAGCAAAGTCGATATGGCGCTGGTTGGCGATATTAAATCCACTCTCAGAGCGCTACTACCGCATCTGGAAGAGAAAACCGACCGCAAGTTCCTCGATAAGGCGCTGGAACACTATCGCGATGCACGTAAAGGGCTTGATGATCTGGCTAAACCCAGCGAGAAAATCATCCACCCACAGTATCTGGCGCAGCAGATTAGTCACTTTGCCGACGACGACGCCATCTTTACCTGCGACGTCGGTACGCCGACCGTTTGGGCCGCACGTTATCTGAAGATGAACGGTAAACGCCGCCTGTTGGGTTCGTTCAACCATGGATCAATGGCTAACGCCATGCCGCAGGCCATCGGAGCGAAAGCCACGGCTCCGGAACGTCAGGTGGTCGCGATGTGCGGCGACGGCGGCTTTAGTATGCTGATGGGGGATTTTCTCTCGCTGGCGCAGATGAAGCTGCCGGTGAAAATTATCATCTTCAATAACAGCATTCTCGGCTTCGTGGCCATGGAGATGAAAGCCGGAGGCTATCTCACCGATGGTACCGAGCTGCACGACACCAACTTTGCCCGCATCGCCGAAGCCTGCGGTATCAAAGGCATTCGCGTAGAAAACGCGGCGGACGTTGACGAAGCGCTGCAAACCGCCTTCAGCACCGACGGTCCGGTGCTGGTGGACGTGGTCGTCGCCAAAGAAGAGCTGGCGATCCCGCCGCAAATCAAGCTGGAACAGGCCAAAGGTTTCAGCCTGTATATGCTTCGGGCGATTATCAGCGGACGCGGCGATGAAGTTATCGAACTGGCGAAAACCAACTGGCTAAGGTAA
- the ltaE gene encoding low-specificity L-threonine aldolase encodes MIDLRSDTVTRPGRAMLEAMMTAPVGDDVYGDDPTVNELQRYAAELAGKEAAIFLPTGTQANLVGLLSHCQRGEEYIVGQGAHNYLYEAGGAAVLGSIQPQPIDAAADGSLPLDKVASKIKPDDIHFAPTRLLTLENTHNGKVLPREYLKEAWEFTRERGLGLHVDGARIFNAVVDYGCELRDITQYCDSFTICLSKGLGAPIGSLLVGSQDYIHRAIRWRKMVGGGMRQAGILAAAGLYALQNNVERLKEDHNNAAWMAEQLRAIGADVMRHDTNMLFIRVGEEHAALGEYLREHGVLINASPAVRLVTHIDVNRQQLAEVVSHWQAFLNR; translated from the coding sequence ATGATAGATTTACGCAGTGATACCGTCACCCGTCCGGGCCGCGCCATGCTGGAAGCAATGATGACCGCCCCGGTCGGGGATGACGTTTATGGTGATGACCCAACCGTTAACGAACTTCAGCGCTATGCCGCCGAACTGGCAGGCAAAGAGGCCGCGATCTTCCTGCCGACCGGTACTCAGGCCAACCTCGTGGGCTTACTCAGCCACTGCCAGCGCGGCGAAGAGTATATCGTCGGCCAGGGCGCACATAACTATCTCTACGAAGCTGGTGGCGCAGCGGTGCTCGGCAGCATCCAACCACAACCGATCGACGCAGCAGCAGATGGCTCCCTGCCACTGGATAAAGTCGCATCGAAGATTAAGCCGGACGATATCCATTTCGCCCCCACTCGCCTGCTCACCCTTGAAAACACCCATAATGGCAAAGTGCTGCCGCGTGAATATCTTAAAGAAGCATGGGAATTCACACGTGAACGCGGCCTGGGGCTGCACGTTGACGGTGCGCGTATTTTCAACGCCGTAGTGGATTACGGCTGCGAGCTGCGCGATATCACGCAGTACTGCGATTCATTCACTATCTGCCTGTCAAAAGGCCTCGGCGCGCCGATAGGATCTCTGCTAGTGGGGAGCCAGGATTACATTCACCGCGCCATCCGCTGGCGAAAAATGGTCGGCGGCGGTATGCGCCAGGCGGGGATTCTGGCGGCGGCGGGTCTGTATGCCCTGCAGAATAACGTCGAGCGTTTAAAAGAAGATCACAACAACGCCGCATGGATGGCGGAACAACTGCGCGCTATCGGCGCTGACGTTATGCGCCATGATACCAACATGCTGTTTATCCGCGTCGGCGAAGAACATGCCGCGCTGGGTGAATATTTGCGCGAGCACGGTGTGTTGATCAACGCCTCACCGGCCGTACGCCTGGTGACGCATATTGATGTTAATCGCCAGCAGCTCGCAGAGGTGGTGAGCCACTGGCAGGCGTTTCTGAATCGTTAA
- a CDS encoding DUF2867 domain-containing protein: MSQRILVLGASGYIGQHLVKRLSEQGFPVLAAARHIDRLKKQNLPGVECHQLDLNQPDTLPALLAQAETVYYLVHGMGEGGDFIRHERQVALNVRNALRQVPVREVIFLSSLQVAEQEQSDHLRARQVTADLLRESGVPVTEVRAGIIVGAGSAAFEVMRDMVYNLPVLTPPRWVRSRTTPIALENLLYYLVQLLNHPTHEHRVFEAAGQEVLSYQQQFTRFMAVSGKHRLLIPIPFPTRWISVWFLNVITSVPPTTAKALIQGLKHDLIADDRALRTLIPQPLIAFDEAVRRTLKEEEQLVNSSDWGYDAQAFARWRPEYGYYPKQAGCTVNTSASLTALWKVVNQIGGKEGYFFGNVLWKTRGAMDLLIGHRLAKGRPEKEYLQTGDAVDSWKVIIVEPEKQLTLLFGMKAPGLGRLSFTLHDKGDHRELDVRAWWHPHGMPGLFYWLLMIPAHLFIFRGMARRIARLAEQITIK; the protein is encoded by the coding sequence GTGTCGCAACGAATTCTGGTGCTTGGCGCCAGCGGTTATATCGGTCAGCATTTGGTGAAAAGGCTCAGCGAGCAAGGTTTTCCGGTGCTGGCGGCGGCACGCCATATCGACAGGCTCAAAAAACAGAACCTCCCCGGCGTCGAGTGTCATCAGCTCGATTTAAACCAACCAGACACGCTCCCCGCTCTGCTGGCGCAGGCCGAAACTGTCTACTACCTGGTTCACGGAATGGGCGAAGGCGGCGACTTTATCCGTCATGAGCGTCAGGTTGCGCTGAACGTGCGCAACGCCCTACGCCAGGTCCCGGTCCGCGAAGTGATTTTCCTGAGTTCACTTCAGGTTGCGGAACAAGAGCAATCCGACCATCTGCGCGCCCGCCAGGTCACCGCCGACCTGCTGCGCGAATCAGGTGTCCCGGTCACGGAAGTTCGCGCCGGGATTATCGTCGGGGCGGGTTCCGCCGCCTTCGAAGTGATGCGCGATATGGTTTACAACCTGCCGGTACTGACGCCGCCGCGCTGGGTGCGCTCGCGCACAACTCCGATTGCGCTGGAAAATTTGCTCTACTATCTGGTGCAGTTGCTTAACCACCCCACTCACGAGCATCGCGTTTTTGAAGCCGCCGGGCAGGAGGTTTTAAGCTATCAGCAGCAGTTCACCCGTTTTATGGCGGTTAGCGGCAAGCACCGTCTGCTGATCCCCATCCCTTTCCCAACCCGCTGGATTTCGGTGTGGTTTCTCAATGTGATTACCTCCGTGCCGCCAACGACCGCCAAAGCGCTGATCCAGGGGCTGAAACACGATCTGATCGCTGACGATCGCGCCCTGCGGACCTTAATTCCGCAGCCGCTGATCGCTTTCGATGAAGCGGTGCGCCGCACGCTAAAAGAAGAAGAGCAACTGGTGAACTCCAGTGACTGGGGTTACGATGCGCAGGCCTTTGCCCGCTGGCGGCCAGAGTATGGCTACTACCCGAAGCAGGCTGGCTGCACCGTAAACACCTCCGCCAGCCTCACCGCATTGTGGAAAGTGGTCAATCAAATTGGCGGCAAAGAGGGTTATTTCTTCGGCAACGTCCTGTGGAAAACTCGCGGCGCGATGGATTTGCTGATTGGCCATCGGCTGGCAAAAGGCCGCCCGGAAAAAGAATATCTGCAGACCGGCGACGCGGTGGACAGCTGGAAGGTGATTATCGTCGAGCCTGAAAAGCAGCTCACGCTGTTATTTGGCATGAAAGCCCCCGGCCTTGGTCGCCTGAGTTTTACCCTGCACGATAAAGGCGATCATCGCGAGCTGGACGTTCGCGCCTGGTGGCATCCGCACGGTATGCCAGGCCTGTTCTATTGGCTGCTGATGATCCCGGCGCATCTGTTTATTTTTCGCGGCATGGCGCGGCGCATCGCCCGGCTGGCGGAGCAAATCACCATCAAATAG